The following proteins are encoded in a genomic region of Micromonospora olivasterospora:
- a CDS encoding Rne/Rng family ribonuclease produces the protein MLENEPEGGERTGAQPADEAPDRTTGAATGGSTSEGAAPIGAPTGAEAPAAPPRKRASRRRAPLNQPEQTDAPVEASTSAGSTSGEAPQAEVFAPVAGELEEAPKPTRRRRKATTAKATEEPVVAAGAEPASDEVVPPVKVTRTRRRKAAAPAAEVPAESAVEAPAAPTPGGEQAAGAAELPAEQAAVAPAVAAEEAGETTGEPEAAGAQEAPRPAEGAVASRPGEVSPGASVSGAEPTPEPAEEPPAKTRRRRAALSAPTVLFMAPQPEEHARVVVPLTTEEEPAEEQPEPPRRRRRGRREAEPVEVVEAEEEPTAEAEEGAEEEEDDETLARRRRRRGRRGRGRGKGGADDAEEEELEEAVQAEGEEGPEAEGEEEGEETGDGMTRRRRRRRRRGAGDIEGAAEDGVPTVVKIREPRRAVDEVQGVSGSTRLEAKRQRRRDGREQRRTRPAILSESEFLARREAVDRVMAVRQRGDRIQIAVLEDGVLVEHYVSRNSSGTMAGNVYLGKVQNVLPSMEAAFVDIGRGRNAVLYAGEVNWDTTGLEGRARSIEQALKSGDSVLVQVTKDPIGHKGARLTSHIALSGRHLVYVPNGNASGISRKLPDTERKRLRDVLKKLVPDGAGVIVRTAAEGASEDELARDVKRLQAQWEDIQAKAAEGGAPVLLYEEPDLVIRVVRDLFNEDFRELVIEGDEAYGMVESYLSHVSPDLVPRLRRHVGTSDVFAVYRIDEQILKGLDRRVFLPSGGHLVIDRTEAMTVVDVNTGKYTGAGGNLEETVTRNNLEAAEEIVRQLRLRDIGGIVVIDFIDMVLESNRELVLRRLTECLGRDRTKHQVTEITSLGLVQMTRKRIGAGLLEAFSETCDCCKGRGVIIHTEPVPEKPRQGAGEKVKAVASAVGTPAPAEQAGATTSRRRARKSATPERTVVEVTDAPAESGPAVAPDDYHDTMGYDLSRFETDTEAAPAVADSQRGESARLAGADDPDALGDDTDVEGGLSRRRSRRGGTRRRTRP, from the coding sequence ATGCTCGAGAACGAGCCCGAGGGCGGCGAACGGACCGGCGCACAGCCGGCGGACGAGGCCCCTGACCGCACCACCGGCGCCGCCACGGGCGGCTCGACCAGCGAGGGCGCGGCGCCGATCGGCGCGCCGACCGGCGCCGAGGCCCCGGCCGCGCCGCCGCGGAAGCGGGCCAGCCGGCGGCGGGCCCCGCTGAACCAGCCGGAGCAGACCGACGCGCCCGTGGAGGCGTCCACCTCCGCCGGGTCGACCAGCGGGGAGGCCCCGCAGGCGGAGGTGTTCGCCCCCGTCGCCGGCGAGCTGGAGGAGGCGCCGAAGCCGACGCGCCGCCGCCGCAAGGCGACCACCGCGAAGGCGACCGAGGAGCCCGTCGTGGCGGCCGGGGCGGAGCCGGCGTCCGACGAGGTCGTACCCCCGGTGAAGGTGACCCGGACCCGCCGGCGCAAGGCCGCCGCGCCCGCCGCGGAGGTCCCGGCCGAGTCGGCCGTCGAGGCCCCGGCGGCGCCCACGCCCGGCGGCGAGCAGGCCGCGGGTGCCGCCGAGCTGCCGGCCGAGCAGGCCGCGGTCGCTCCAGCCGTTGCGGCGGAGGAGGCCGGCGAGACCACCGGTGAGCCCGAGGCCGCCGGGGCCCAGGAGGCGCCCCGGCCGGCCGAGGGCGCCGTCGCGAGCCGCCCCGGCGAGGTGTCGCCCGGTGCGTCCGTCTCCGGCGCCGAGCCGACGCCGGAGCCGGCCGAGGAGCCCCCGGCGAAGACCCGGCGGCGCCGCGCCGCCCTCTCCGCGCCGACCGTCCTCTTCATGGCCCCCCAGCCCGAGGAACACGCCCGGGTCGTGGTGCCCCTCACGACCGAGGAGGAGCCCGCCGAGGAGCAGCCGGAGCCGCCGCGCCGGCGCCGGCGGGGCCGCCGCGAGGCCGAGCCGGTCGAGGTCGTGGAGGCCGAGGAGGAGCCCACCGCCGAGGCGGAGGAGGGCGCCGAGGAGGAGGAGGACGACGAGACCCTCGCCCGGCGTCGCCGCCGCCGCGGCCGCCGTGGCCGCGGCCGGGGCAAGGGCGGCGCGGACGACGCCGAGGAGGAGGAGCTCGAGGAGGCCGTCCAGGCCGAGGGGGAGGAGGGCCCCGAGGCCGAGGGCGAGGAGGAGGGCGAGGAGACCGGGGACGGGATGACCCGCCGCCGTCGGCGCCGGCGCCGGCGCGGGGCGGGGGACATCGAGGGCGCCGCCGAGGACGGCGTCCCCACGGTCGTGAAGATCCGCGAGCCGCGCCGGGCGGTCGACGAGGTGCAGGGCGTCTCCGGCTCGACCCGGCTGGAGGCCAAGCGCCAGCGCCGCCGGGACGGCCGCGAGCAGCGGCGGACCCGCCCGGCGATCCTCAGCGAGTCGGAGTTCCTGGCCCGGCGGGAGGCGGTCGACCGGGTGATGGCGGTACGCCAGCGCGGCGACCGCATCCAGATCGCCGTCCTGGAGGACGGCGTGCTGGTCGAGCACTACGTCAGCCGCAACTCCTCCGGCACCATGGCCGGCAACGTGTACCTCGGCAAGGTGCAGAACGTCCTGCCGAGCATGGAGGCGGCCTTCGTCGACATCGGGCGCGGCCGCAACGCCGTCCTGTACGCGGGCGAGGTCAACTGGGACACCACCGGCCTGGAGGGGCGGGCCCGCTCGATCGAGCAGGCGCTCAAGTCCGGCGACTCGGTGCTGGTGCAGGTCACCAAGGACCCGATCGGGCACAAGGGCGCCCGGCTGACCAGCCACATCGCGCTCTCCGGTCGGCACCTGGTGTACGTGCCGAACGGCAACGCGTCCGGCATCAGCCGCAAGCTGCCCGACACCGAGCGCAAGCGGCTGCGCGACGTGCTCAAGAAGCTCGTCCCGGACGGCGCGGGTGTGATCGTCCGGACGGCCGCCGAGGGGGCGAGCGAGGACGAGCTGGCCCGCGACGTCAAGCGGCTGCAGGCCCAGTGGGAGGACATCCAGGCCAAGGCGGCCGAGGGCGGCGCCCCGGTGCTGCTCTACGAGGAGCCGGACCTGGTCATCCGAGTCGTGCGGGACCTGTTCAACGAGGACTTCCGCGAGCTGGTGATCGAGGGCGACGAGGCGTACGGCATGGTCGAGTCGTACCTGTCGCACGTCTCTCCGGACCTGGTCCCGCGGCTGCGCCGCCACGTCGGCACGTCCGACGTCTTCGCCGTGTACCGGATCGACGAGCAGATCCTCAAGGGCCTCGACCGCAGGGTCTTCCTGCCCTCCGGCGGCCACCTGGTGATCGACCGGACCGAGGCGATGACCGTGGTCGACGTCAACACCGGCAAGTACACGGGCGCGGGCGGCAACCTGGAGGAGACGGTCACCCGGAACAACCTGGAGGCCGCCGAGGAGATCGTCCGCCAGCTCCGGCTGCGCGACATCGGCGGCATCGTGGTGATCGACTTCATCGACATGGTGCTGGAGTCGAACCGCGAGCTGGTGCTGCGCCGGCTCACCGAGTGCCTGGGCCGGGACCGCACCAAGCACCAGGTCACCGAGATCACCTCGCTCGGCCTGGTGCAGATGACCCGCAAGCGGATCGGCGCGGGGCTGCTGGAGGCGTTCAGCGAGACCTGCGACTGCTGCAAGGGCCGCGGCGTGATCATCCACACCGAGCCGGTGCCGGAGAAGCCGCGCCAGGGCGCGGGGGAGAAGGTCAAGGCGGTCGCCTCCGCCGTCGGCACGCCGGCCCCGGCGGAGCAGGCCGGCGCGACGACCTCCCGGCGGCGGGCCCGCAAGAGCGCCACGCCGGAGCGCACGGTGGTCGAGGTGACCGACGCCCCGGCCGAGAGCGGCCCGGCGGTGGCTCCGGACGACTACCACGACACCATGGGCTACGACCTGTCCCGGTTCGAGACGGACACCGAGGCCGCGCCGGCCGTCGCGGACAGCCAGCGGGGCGAGTCCGCCCGGCTCGCCGGGGCCGACGACCCGGACGCCCTGGGCGACGACACCGACGTCGAGGGCGGCCTGAGCCGGCGCCGGTCCCGCCGCGGCGGCACCCGTCGGCGTACCCGTCCGTGA
- a CDS encoding TIGR03936 family radical SAM-associated protein, giving the protein MGGQAPVVQRVRIRYAKRGPLRFTSHRDFARAFERAVRRANVPVAFSQGFTPHPKISYASAAPTGVASEAEYLEIGLREPVDPGRLRAALDAALSPGLDVLDAVVAGGGSLADRIEASRWRIELPELDPATLERAVAAFTVADEVLVERMTKQGRRTFDARAAVMRIDVQSAPVAPSGAMAIPCAILELVVRQVTPSVRPDDVLSGLRVVADLTPPVSPRVIRLAQGTLTAQGAIVDPLDADRGGATIG; this is encoded by the coding sequence GTGGGCGGTCAGGCCCCGGTCGTCCAGCGGGTCCGCATCCGGTACGCCAAGCGCGGGCCCCTGCGGTTCACCTCGCACCGCGACTTCGCCCGGGCGTTCGAGCGCGCGGTGCGCCGGGCCAACGTGCCGGTCGCCTTCTCGCAGGGCTTCACCCCGCACCCCAAGATCTCCTACGCCAGCGCCGCCCCGACCGGGGTCGCCAGCGAGGCCGAGTACCTGGAGATCGGCCTGCGCGAGCCGGTCGACCCGGGCCGGCTCCGGGCCGCGCTGGACGCCGCCCTCTCACCCGGCCTCGACGTGCTCGACGCCGTCGTCGCGGGCGGCGGCAGCCTCGCCGACCGGATCGAGGCGTCGCGCTGGCGGATCGAGCTGCCCGAGCTGGACCCGGCGACGCTGGAACGGGCCGTGGCCGCCTTCACCGTCGCCGACGAGGTGCTCGTCGAGCGCATGACCAAGCAGGGCCGGCGCACGTTCGACGCCCGCGCGGCCGTCATGCGCATCGATGTCCAGTCCGCTCCGGTGGCACCTTCCGGGGCGATGGCCATACCGTGTGCGATACTCGAACTGGTCGTGCGGCAGGTCACCCCGTCCGTACGACCCGATGACGTCCTTTCCGGCCTCCGCGTGGTGGCCGACCTGACGCCGCCGGTCTCCCCGCGGGTGATCCGGCTGGCGCAGGGCACGCTGACCGCGCAGGGTGCGATCGTGGATCCGTTGGACGCGGACCGCGGCGGGGCAACCATCGGATGA
- a CDS encoding TIGR03960 family B12-binding radical SAM protein, whose amino-acid sequence MSVPSTTPRPAAGDSSDDSSSVRQSPRRDPGSSVWPRLEPLLPQVTKPIQYVGGELGAVVKDWDSATVRWALMYPDAYEVGLPNQGVQIMYEILNEQPDTLAERTYAVWPDLERLMRAHGVPQFTVDAHRSVRDFDVFGVSFSTELGYTNLLTAIDLAGIPLLATDRTDADPVVVAGGHAAFNPEPIADFVDAAVLGDGEEAVLEITAIVREWKAEGCPGGRDELLLRLARTESVYVPRFYDVDYLPDGRIQRVVPNRADVPFRVHKRTTMDLDAWPYPKKPLVPLAETVHERYAVEIFRGCTRGCRFCQAGMITRPVRERSITTVGQMVRQGLEFSGFHEVGLLSLSSADHSEIGDMCSGLAQQYEGTNVSLSLPSTRVDAFNIELAQELSRNGRRTGLTFAPEGGSERIRRVINKMVSKDDLIRTVVTAYTNGWRQVKLYFMCGLPTETDADVLEIADMAHEVIRAGRAATGSKDIRCTVSIGGFVPKPHTPFQWAAMERPEVIDGRLRLLKQAINADRSLGRAIGFRYHDGEPSLIEGLLSRGDRRVGAVIRRVWENGGRFDGWSEHFSYQRWVDAAAEVLPAFGVDLDWYTTRERDELEVLPWDHLDSGLDKDWLWQDWQDALSEYEQDDCRWTPCFDCGVCPSMDTEIQIGPTGKKLLPLTPINGTGLRVPTGAQQ is encoded by the coding sequence ATGAGTGTCCCGTCCACCACGCCGCGCCCCGCCGCGGGCGACTCCTCCGACGACTCCAGCTCGGTGCGTCAGTCGCCGCGCCGCGACCCGGGGTCGTCGGTCTGGCCCCGGCTCGAGCCGCTGCTGCCCCAGGTGACCAAGCCCATCCAGTACGTCGGTGGCGAGCTGGGCGCGGTCGTCAAGGACTGGGACTCGGCGACCGTGCGCTGGGCGCTGATGTACCCCGACGCGTACGAGGTCGGCCTGCCGAACCAGGGCGTGCAGATCATGTACGAGATCCTCAACGAGCAGCCCGACACCCTCGCCGAGCGGACGTACGCGGTCTGGCCGGACCTGGAGCGGCTGATGCGCGCCCACGGCGTGCCGCAGTTCACCGTCGACGCCCACCGCTCGGTGCGCGACTTCGACGTGTTCGGCGTCTCCTTCTCCACCGAGTTGGGCTACACCAACCTGCTCACCGCGATCGACCTGGCCGGCATCCCGCTGCTCGCCACCGACCGCACCGACGCCGACCCGGTGGTCGTGGCGGGCGGCCACGCCGCGTTCAACCCGGAGCCGATCGCCGACTTCGTCGACGCCGCCGTGCTGGGCGACGGCGAGGAGGCGGTCCTGGAGATCACCGCGATCGTCCGGGAGTGGAAGGCCGAGGGCTGCCCGGGCGGCCGGGACGAGCTGCTGCTGCGGCTGGCCCGCACCGAGAGCGTGTACGTGCCGCGCTTCTACGACGTGGACTACCTGCCCGACGGCCGCATCCAGCGGGTCGTGCCGAACCGGGCGGACGTGCCGTTCCGGGTGCACAAGCGCACGACGATGGACCTGGACGCCTGGCCGTACCCGAAGAAGCCCCTCGTGCCGCTGGCCGAGACGGTCCACGAGCGGTACGCGGTGGAGATCTTCCGCGGCTGCACCCGGGGCTGCCGGTTCTGCCAGGCCGGCATGATCACCCGTCCCGTGCGGGAGCGCTCGATCACCACCGTGGGGCAGATGGTGCGGCAGGGCCTGGAGTTCTCCGGCTTCCACGAGGTGGGCCTGCTGTCGCTGTCGTCGGCCGACCACTCGGAGATCGGCGACATGTGCTCCGGCCTGGCGCAGCAGTACGAGGGCACGAACGTGTCGCTGTCGCTGCCGTCGACCCGGGTGGACGCGTTCAACATCGAGCTGGCCCAGGAGCTGTCGCGCAACGGGCGGCGCACCGGCCTGACCTTCGCGCCGGAGGGCGGGTCGGAGCGGATCCGCCGCGTCATCAACAAGATGGTGTCGAAGGACGACCTCATCCGTACCGTGGTCACCGCGTACACCAACGGCTGGCGGCAGGTGAAGCTCTACTTCATGTGCGGCCTGCCCACGGAGACCGACGCCGACGTCCTGGAGATCGCGGACATGGCGCACGAGGTGATCAGGGCCGGCCGGGCCGCCACGGGCTCGAAGGACATCCGCTGCACCGTGTCGATCGGCGGGTTCGTGCCGAAGCCGCACACCCCGTTCCAGTGGGCGGCGATGGAGCGGCCGGAGGTCATCGACGGCCGGCTCAGGCTGCTCAAGCAGGCGATCAACGCCGACCGCTCGCTGGGCCGGGCGATCGGCTTCCGGTACCACGACGGGGAGCCGTCACTGATCGAGGGCCTGCTGTCCCGGGGCGACCGACGGGTCGGGGCGGTGATCCGCAGGGTCTGGGAGAACGGCGGCCGGTTCGACGGCTGGAGCGAGCACTTCTCGTACCAGCGCTGGGTGGACGCCGCGGCGGAGGTGCTCCCGGCCTTCGGCGTGGACCTCGACTGGTACACCACCCGGGAGCGCGACGAGCTGGAGGTCCTCCCCTGGGACCACCTGGACTCCGGCCTGGACAAGGACTGGCTCTGGCAGGACTGGCAGGACGCCCTGTCGGAGTACGAGCAGGACGACTGCCGGTGGACCCCGTGCTTCGACTGCGGCGTCTGCCCGTCGATGGACACGGAGATCCAGATCGGTCCCACCGGCAAGAAGCTGCTCCCGCTCACCCCGATCAACGGCACCGGCCTGCGGGTACCCACCGGCGCCCAGCAGTGA
- a CDS encoding lysophospholipid acyltransferase family protein: protein MPLLYTIGKHTVGPALRLAFRPTVEGLEHIPATGGAIFAGNHLSVADELFLGTVVPRHLAFWAKSEYFKGTGVKGAFSKFVLTGLGAIPVERAGGRAALSAFDAAIPVLKAGDLVAVYPEGTRSPDGRLYRGRTGAARLAVAAGVPIIPVGMVGTDKAQPIGVRVPRPGKAEIIVRFGKPLDFTGRPGDRTSLREMTDEVMSEIQKLTGQEYVPRYAPPRAHAPVGGEPSGNGGPAAGA from the coding sequence GTGCCGCTGCTCTACACCATCGGCAAGCACACCGTGGGCCCCGCGCTCCGGTTGGCCTTCCGACCGACCGTGGAGGGGTTGGAGCACATCCCGGCGACCGGCGGGGCCATCTTCGCCGGCAACCACCTCTCGGTCGCCGACGAGCTGTTCCTCGGCACGGTCGTGCCCCGGCACCTGGCGTTCTGGGCCAAGTCGGAGTACTTCAAGGGCACCGGCGTCAAGGGCGCGTTCTCCAAGTTCGTGCTCACCGGCCTGGGGGCGATCCCGGTCGAGCGGGCCGGCGGGCGGGCCGCGCTGTCGGCGTTCGACGCGGCGATCCCCGTGCTCAAGGCCGGTGACCTGGTCGCCGTCTACCCCGAGGGCACCCGCTCGCCGGACGGCCGGCTCTACCGTGGACGCACGGGCGCGGCCCGGCTGGCCGTGGCGGCCGGCGTGCCGATCATCCCGGTGGGCATGGTCGGCACCGACAAGGCCCAGCCGATCGGGGTGCGGGTGCCGCGGCCCGGCAAGGCCGAGATCATCGTGCGGTTCGGCAAGCCGCTGGACTTCACCGGCCGCCCCGGCGACCGGACCTCGCTGCGGGAGATGACCGACGAGGTGATGAGCGAGATCCAGAAGCTCACCGGCCAGGAGTACGTCCCGCGGTACGCCCCGCCGCGCGCCCACGCGCCGGTCGGCGGCGAGCCGTCCGGCAACGGCGGGCCGGCGGCCGGGGCCTGA
- the ileS gene encoding isoleucine--tRNA ligase: protein MAYPLHDPTAAGVPASPDLPAVERRVLEHWTADKTFEASVEARPASARRPEEAGSVDGGDARAADNEYVFYDGPPFANGLPHYGHLFTGYVKDVVPRYQTMRGRRVERRFGWDCHGLPAEVVAEKQLGITSKAEILDLGVARFNEACRTSVLEFTHDWERYVTRQARWVDFANDYKTLDLDYMESVMWAFRTLHDKGLVYEGFRVLAYCWRCETPLSNTETRMDDVYRDRHDPTVTVWFELTADESAPEPVRGAVRVGVWTTTPWTLPSNLALAVGPDIEYAVLERDGSRYVVGAARLAAYAKELEGYERVGTVHGRDLVGRRYTPLFDFLVEQAGEDAYQVLGADFVTTEDGTGIVHLAPAFGEDDQNVCNAAGIPTIVTVDDHTRFTALVPPYQGEQVFDVNKPVIRELRERGVLLRQDTYTHSYPHCWRCDTPLVYKAVSSWFVAVTKFKDRMVELNQQINWTPGHIKDGSFGKWLANARDWSISRNRFWGSPIPVWKSDDPNYPRVDVYGSLEELERDFGVRLTDLHRPAVDELVRPNPDDPTGKSTMRRVPEVLDCWFESGSMPFAQVHYPFENRDWFENHYPGDFIVEYIGQTRGWFYTMHVLATALFDRPAFRNCLSHGILLGSDGRKMSKSLRNYPDVYHVFDSYGSDAMRWMLMSSPVLRGGDMSVTEAGIRDAVRQVLLPLWNVWYFFSLYANADGYTAKRRVDFTHLLDRYVLAKTNELVTAVQGQLDAYDISGACATVRSFLDALTNWYVRRSRDRFWSGDADAFDTLWTVLEALCRVVAPLAPLTAEEIWRGLTGERSVHLTDWPAAEEFPADHDLVAAMDATRDVCSAALSLRKAKGLRVRLPLSRLTVASPAAEQLRPFADLVADEVNVKAVEFTDEVSAYCQQVLTVVPRALGPRVGKQVQQVIKAVKAGEWELVDGAPVAAGVTLAEGEYELRLVAADAEHSAPLPGGEGVVVLDTEVTPELAAEGLARDVVRVVQQARRDADLDVSDRIVVALSASEEVRAAVSAYREFVAREVLADAVDFADGVDGFAGEVGEGERVTVAVRRV from the coding sequence ATGGCCTATCCGTTGCACGACCCGACCGCCGCCGGTGTCCCGGCGAGCCCGGACCTGCCCGCGGTCGAGCGCCGGGTCCTGGAGCACTGGACGGCCGACAAGACCTTCGAGGCGTCCGTCGAGGCCAGGCCGGCCTCCGCCCGGCGGCCGGAGGAAGCGGGCTCCGTCGACGGCGGCGACGCGCGCGCCGCCGACAACGAGTACGTCTTCTACGACGGCCCGCCGTTCGCCAACGGCCTGCCGCACTACGGCCACCTGTTCACCGGGTACGTCAAGGACGTGGTGCCGCGCTACCAGACCATGCGCGGGCGCCGGGTGGAGCGGCGCTTCGGCTGGGACTGCCACGGCCTGCCCGCCGAGGTGGTGGCCGAGAAGCAGCTCGGCATCACCAGCAAGGCGGAGATCCTCGACCTGGGCGTGGCCCGGTTCAACGAGGCGTGCCGCACCTCCGTGCTGGAGTTCACCCACGACTGGGAGCGGTACGTCACCCGGCAGGCCCGCTGGGTCGACTTCGCCAACGACTACAAGACCCTCGACCTGGACTACATGGAAAGCGTCATGTGGGCCTTCCGGACCCTGCACGACAAGGGCCTGGTCTACGAGGGCTTCCGGGTGCTGGCGTACTGCTGGCGCTGCGAGACGCCGCTGTCGAACACCGAGACCCGGATGGACGACGTCTACCGGGACCGACACGACCCGACGGTGACCGTCTGGTTCGAGCTGACCGCCGACGAGAGCGCGCCGGAGCCGGTGCGCGGCGCGGTGCGGGTCGGCGTGTGGACCACCACGCCGTGGACCCTCCCGTCCAACCTGGCGCTCGCCGTCGGCCCGGACATCGAGTACGCCGTGCTGGAGCGCGACGGCTCCCGGTACGTGGTGGGCGCGGCGCGGCTGGCCGCGTACGCCAAGGAGCTGGAGGGGTACGAGCGGGTCGGCACGGTCCACGGCCGCGACCTGGTCGGGCGCCGCTACACCCCGCTGTTCGACTTCCTGGTCGAGCAGGCGGGGGAGGACGCCTACCAGGTCCTCGGCGCGGACTTCGTCACCACCGAGGACGGCACCGGGATCGTCCACCTGGCCCCGGCCTTCGGCGAGGACGACCAGAACGTCTGCAACGCCGCCGGCATCCCCACCATCGTGACCGTGGACGACCACACCCGGTTCACGGCGCTGGTCCCGCCGTACCAGGGCGAGCAGGTCTTCGACGTCAACAAGCCGGTGATCCGCGAGCTGAGGGAGCGGGGGGTGCTGCTGCGGCAGGACACCTACACCCACTCGTACCCGCACTGCTGGCGCTGCGACACCCCGCTGGTCTACAAGGCGGTGTCGTCCTGGTTCGTGGCGGTGACGAAGTTCAAGGACCGGATGGTCGAGCTGAACCAGCAGATCAACTGGACCCCGGGGCACATCAAGGACGGCTCGTTCGGCAAGTGGCTGGCCAACGCCCGCGACTGGTCGATCAGCCGGAACCGGTTCTGGGGCTCGCCGATCCCGGTGTGGAAGTCCGACGACCCCAACTACCCCCGGGTGGACGTGTACGGCTCGCTGGAGGAGCTGGAGCGGGACTTCGGCGTACGGCTGACCGACCTGCACCGGCCGGCGGTCGACGAGCTGGTCCGCCCGAACCCGGACGACCCGACCGGGAAGTCGACGATGCGCCGGGTGCCGGAGGTACTGGACTGCTGGTTCGAGTCCGGCTCGATGCCGTTCGCCCAGGTGCACTACCCGTTCGAGAACCGCGACTGGTTCGAGAACCACTACCCGGGCGACTTCATCGTCGAGTACATCGGGCAGACCCGCGGCTGGTTCTACACCATGCACGTGCTGGCCACGGCGCTGTTCGACCGGCCGGCGTTCCGCAACTGCCTCAGCCACGGCATCCTGCTCGGCTCGGACGGGCGGAAGATGTCCAAGAGCCTGCGCAACTACCCGGACGTGTACCACGTCTTCGACTCGTACGGGTCGGACGCGATGCGCTGGATGCTGATGTCGTCGCCGGTGCTGCGCGGCGGGGACATGTCGGTGACCGAGGCGGGCATCCGGGACGCCGTCCGGCAGGTGCTGCTGCCGCTGTGGAACGTCTGGTACTTCTTCTCGCTGTACGCCAACGCCGACGGCTACACCGCGAAGCGGCGGGTGGACTTTACCCACCTGCTCGACCGGTACGTGCTGGCGAAGACGAACGAGCTGGTCACGGCCGTGCAGGGGCAGTTGGACGCGTACGACATTTCCGGCGCCTGCGCCACCGTGCGGTCCTTCCTGGACGCCCTGACCAACTGGTACGTCCGCCGGTCCCGCGACCGGTTCTGGTCCGGCGACGCCGACGCGTTCGACACCCTGTGGACGGTGCTGGAGGCGCTGTGCCGGGTGGTGGCGCCGCTGGCGCCGCTGACCGCGGAGGAGATCTGGCGCGGCCTGACCGGGGAGCGGTCGGTGCACCTGACCGACTGGCCGGCGGCGGAGGAGTTCCCGGCCGACCACGACCTGGTGGCCGCCATGGACGCCACCCGGGACGTCTGCTCGGCGGCGCTGTCGCTGCGCAAGGCGAAGGGCCTGCGGGTGCGGCTGCCGCTGTCGAGGCTGACGGTGGCGTCGCCGGCGGCGGAGCAGCTGCGCCCGTTCGCCGACCTGGTCGCCGACGAGGTCAACGTGAAGGCGGTGGAGTTCACCGACGAGGTGTCCGCGTACTGCCAGCAGGTGTTGACCGTGGTGCCCCGGGCGCTCGGCCCCCGGGTCGGCAAGCAGGTGCAGCAGGTCATCAAGGCGGTCAAGGCGGGGGAGTGGGAGCTGGTCGACGGCGCCCCCGTGGCCGCCGGGGTCACCCTCGCCGAGGGCGAGTACGAGCTGCGCCTGGTCGCCGCCGACGCCGAGCACTCCGCGCCGCTGCCCGGCGGCGAGGGCGTGGTGGTGCTGGACACCGAGGTCACCCCGGAGCTGGCCGCCGAGGGGCTGGCCCGGGACGTCGTCCGGGTGGTGCAGCAGGCCCGCCGGGACGCCGACCTGGACGTGTCGGACCGGATCGTGGTGGCGCTGTCGGCGTCCGAGGAGGTCCGGGCCGCGGTGTCGGCGTACCGCGAATTCGTCGCCCGGGAGGTGCTGGCCGACGCCGTCGACTTCGCCGACGGGGTCGACGGCTTCGCGGGCGAGGTCGGCGAGGGCGAGCGCGTGACGGTGGCCGTCCGCCGGGTATGA
- a CDS encoding carboxymuconolactone decarboxylase family protein, with protein sequence MSRIDMAAVAPQALQAVLGLEKYVRANVEHTVLELVKMRASMLNGCAYCVDLHSRDALAAGESSRRLFAVAAWREAPFFDERERAALALTDAVTRLGEHGVPDDVWDAAVKVWSEKELADLVVAIATINVWNRVAVTSRKQPPAQV encoded by the coding sequence ATGAGTCGGATCGACATGGCGGCGGTGGCGCCGCAGGCGCTCCAGGCGGTGCTGGGGCTGGAGAAGTACGTCCGGGCGAACGTCGAGCACACCGTGCTGGAGCTGGTGAAGATGCGGGCCTCGATGCTCAACGGCTGCGCGTACTGCGTCGACCTGCACAGCCGGGACGCCCTCGCGGCGGGCGAGTCCAGCCGGCGGCTGTTCGCCGTGGCCGCGTGGCGGGAGGCGCCCTTCTTCGACGAGCGGGAGCGCGCCGCCCTCGCGCTCACCGACGCGGTCACCCGACTCGGCGAGCACGGGGTGCCCGACGACGTCTGGGACGCCGCCGTCAAGGTCTGGTCGGAGAAGGAGCTGGCGGATCTGGTCGTGGCGATCGCCACGATCAACGTGTGGAACCGGGTCGCCGTGACCAGCCGGAAGCAGCCCCCGGCGCAGGTGTGA
- the ndk gene encoding nucleoside-diphosphate kinase yields MSSSSPDERTLVLIKPDAVRRGLVGEILSRFERKGLRIDAMQSRTMDGDFADQHYAEHVDKAFYPPLKAFMTGGPLVALVLSGDQVIEVVRGMIGSTDGRKAAAGTIRGDLSLSNRENLVHASDSTDSANREIALWFPELG; encoded by the coding sequence GTGTCCAGCAGCAGCCCGGACGAGCGCACGCTCGTGCTGATCAAGCCCGACGCGGTCCGCCGTGGCCTGGTCGGCGAGATCCTGTCCCGCTTCGAGCGCAAGGGCCTGCGGATCGACGCGATGCAGTCGCGGACGATGGACGGCGACTTCGCCGACCAGCACTACGCCGAGCACGTCGACAAGGCGTTCTACCCGCCGCTGAAGGCGTTCATGACCGGCGGCCCGCTGGTCGCCCTGGTGCTCTCCGGCGACCAGGTGATCGAGGTGGTGCGCGGCATGATCGGCAGCACCGACGGTCGCAAGGCCGCCGCCGGCACCATCCGCGGCGACCTGTCCCTGTCGAACCGCGAGAACCTGGTGCACGCCTCCGACTCGACGGACAGCGCCAATCGCGAGATCGCGCTCTGGTTCCCCGAGCTGGGCTGA